In the Streptomyces coeruleoprunus genome, GGCACTCCGCCGATGTGATCGCGGTGACGTCGGCGCGCGATCTGGCGATCGTGCGGGAGGGCGTGTCGCTGGGCGTCGTGCAGTACGTGCTGAAGCCGTTCACCTTCGCCACGCTGCGGGACCGGCTGACCCGGTACGCGGAGTTCCGGGCGGCGGAGGGCGAGGCGTCCGGCCAGGACGAGGTCGACCGGGCGCTGAGCGCCCTGCGCTCGCCGCAGCCGGCCGCGCTGCCCAAGGGGCTCAGCGGGCCGACGCTGACCGCGGTCACCCGCACCCTGCGGGAGGCGGCGGGCGGGCTGACCGCCGCGGAGGCGGGTGCGGCGGTGGGCATCTCGCGGATCACCGCCCGGCGCTATCTGGAGCACCTGGTGACGGCGGGGCGGGCCGAGCGCAGCCCGCAGTACGGCCAGATCGGGCGTCCGGAGCTGCAGTACCGCTGGATCAGCGGCAGCCGCTGAGGCCCTCGGCCTTGATCCGGATCCATTCCACTGACATATTCTTTAATTACCTATGAGTAGGGGCGATCTGGACGTTCCTCCAACATTCGGCGTTGGTTGAACGCACCGTAGCCATCTGTAACCCTGCGCACCTAGCTTGTGCGCGTGCACCCGTCTCCCCTGTCCTCCCCGACTCCCCCGTTCAACGCCCTGGCCGCGCGTCGGCTGCGCGAGGGCCTGGGTATGCAACCCGGCCACGTCGCGTACGGCCTGCGCGCGCAGTACGGCCTGAACGTTCCGCCCGAGACCGTCGTCGCGTGGGAACGCGGACACGCCAGGCCCGACACCCGTGAGCTGACCGCCCTCGCCGGCGTCCTCTGGTGCTCCCCGGGCGAGCTGCTGTCGGCCGCCACGACGCTGCGCGAACACCGGCTGGCCGTGGGGCTCGCCCCGGAGGACCTGGCCCGCCGGATCGGCGTCGACGCCAAGGCGTACCTGAAGATGGAGGAGTCCGGCCGCTGGCGGGGCAACGAACGCCAGACCGCCGCGCTCGCCGAGGCGCTGGGCCTCGGCCCGCGCGAGCTGCTCGCGGCGACCGGCAAGGACGCCGAGCTGGCCGAGGTGCTGCGGGACGCGGCGACGACGCGCTGGCAGGCGTACGTACGGGCGGCGGCGAAGCTGCTGCCGATGCGGCGGGACCACCTGGAGGACGTGCTCCAGCAGCTGCACGCGGACTACCAGGCCCGCATGGTCGCCACGTTCAGCTGGGGGGAGACGGGCGGCAGCGGCGGGGAGGCCGGGCGCGAGTACCTGGACCGGATCGTCGACCACTTCTGGGCGCTGGCGAGGCTGTAGGCCGTGTCCGCGCGGGGACGGGCGCGGTCAGCGGTCGAAGCCGAACAGCTGGCCCGTCCCGTCGCGCGCGCAGGGCTGCTGGACGACGGGCGCACCGGAGTCGCGGGAGGCGTCCCGCACCGTGACGCACAGCCCCGAGTCGGCCACCCGGATCAGATGGCCGCGCACCGGGCGGCCCAGCGACTCGATCCGGAACGCCTCGCGCAGCGCACGCGGGCCACAGGCGGCGCCCACGAGCGGGGCGCCGTCCTCCCGGGCGTCGACGCCCAGGCAGCGGCCGCCGTTCTCGGGGTGGCCGGCCACGATCTGCCAGAAGCCACCGGGCAGCGGCTCCAGCGCGTACCGGGGCGCCTCCGCCGCCGCGCAGGGCGCCTGCCGGACGCCGCCGCCGTCCGCTGCGGGCCGCTCGTCGAGGCACAGCCCCGAGTGGACGGCCCGGACCCGCACCGCGCCGGGGACCGGCGGGGCGACGTCCCGGTGCGCGGCCTCGTCGGTGCCCGACAGGAACGTCACCACGGTGGTCAGAGCCACCACGAGCGTGGCGCCCGCGAGGAGCGGCACGATCCGCCGCGCCGGCCCCTCGTCCCGCATCCGCGCTCACCCCGCACCTCGGCCGTGTCCACGACAGCCGCCAGCCTGGTCGCCCCGGGGCGAGCGCTCAAGACCGGATCCGGCCGCGCCCGGAGGCGCGGCGGTCCGCCCCAGAGGCTCAGAAGACCGACTCCGCCTCCAGCATCCGGTCCTCCGGCACGGTCTTGAGCCGGGTCGTCGCGTCCGCGAGCGGCGCCATCGTGATCGTCGTGCCGCGCAGCGCGGTCATCTTGCCGAAGTCGCCCCGGTGCGCGGCCTCCACCGCGTGCCAGCCGAACCGGGTGGCCAGGACGCGGTCGTACGCCGTGGGCGTGCCGCCGCGCTGCACATGGCCGAGGATGACCGGGCGGGCCTCCTTGCCGAGCCGCTTCTCCAGCTCCTTGGCGAGCCGGTTGCCGATGCCCTGGAAGCGCTCGTGACCGTACTGGTCGATCTCGCCCTTGCGGTACTCCATCGAGCCCTCGGCGGGGTGCGCGCCCTCGGCGACGCAGACCACCGCGAACTTCTTGCCGCGCGCGAAGCGCTCCTCGACCATCTTGACCAGGTCGTCCACCTGGAAGGGCCGCTCGGGCAGGCAGATGCCGTGGGCGCCGCCGGCCATGCCGGACTCCAGGGCGATCCAGCCGGCGTGACGGCCCATCACCTCGACGACCATGACCCGCTGGTGGGACTCGGCGGTGGTCTTGAGACGGTCTATGGCCTCCGTGGCCACCATGACGGCCGTGTCGAAGCCGAAGGTGCGGTCGGTGGCGGAGATGTCGTTGTCGATGGTCTTCGGGACGCCCACGACGGGCATCCCGGCGTCGGACAGCATGCGCGCGGCGGTCAGCGTGCCCTCGCCGCCGATGGGGATGAGGACGTCGATCCCGTACCGCCGCTGCAACTCGCCGCAGTTCTCGGCCGCTTCGCGCAGCCGGGAGCGCTCCAGGCGGGCGGAGCCGAGGATGGTGCCGCCACGGGCGAGGATGCCGCTGACCGCGTTGAGGTCGAGGGGCCGGTAGTGGCCGTCGAGGAGGCCCTTGAAGCCGTCCTCGAAGCCGATGACTTCGTCGCCGTGGCCGGCGAGCGCACGGTGCACGACCGACCGGATCACTGCGTTCAGGCCGGGGCAGTCGCCGCCTGCGGTGAGAACTCCGATGCGCATCGTGCTCTGTCTCCTGCTCAGTAGTCGTACGGGTGAGCCTTCCCGGATTGTCCCACGGAGGGCCGGAGCGCCGCGCTGTCGGCCACTCGTCCGAAGGACCCGTGACCGGCCGCTCGTCCTGGTGTTCCCCGTACGAACACCCGGCAAGCGCTCTACCCACTCACGGAGGTATTGTCAAGGGGGTATGACCGCC is a window encoding:
- a CDS encoding response regulator — its product is MGGEPIRVLVVEDDPVAADAHALYTGRVPGFRVVGVVHSRTAAVRTLERTPVDLILLDLYLPDGHGLQLLRSLRAAGHSADVIAVTSARDLAIVREGVSLGVVQYVLKPFTFATLRDRLTRYAEFRAAEGEASGQDEVDRALSALRSPQPAALPKGLSGPTLTAVTRTLREAAGGLTAAEAGAAVGISRITARRYLEHLVTAGRAERSPQYGQIGRPELQYRWISGSR
- a CDS encoding helix-turn-helix domain-containing protein: MQPGHVAYGLRAQYGLNVPPETVVAWERGHARPDTRELTALAGVLWCSPGELLSAATTLREHRLAVGLAPEDLARRIGVDAKAYLKMEESGRWRGNERQTAALAEALGLGPRELLAATGKDAELAEVLRDAATTRWQAYVRAAAKLLPMRRDHLEDVLQQLHADYQARMVATFSWGETGGSGGEAGREYLDRIVDHFWALARL
- a CDS encoding RICIN domain-containing protein, whose translation is MRDEGPARRIVPLLAGATLVVALTTVVTFLSGTDEAAHRDVAPPVPGAVRVRAVHSGLCLDERPAADGGGVRQAPCAAAEAPRYALEPLPGGFWQIVAGHPENGGRCLGVDAREDGAPLVGAACGPRALREAFRIESLGRPVRGHLIRVADSGLCVTVRDASRDSGAPVVQQPCARDGTGQLFGFDR
- a CDS encoding ATP-dependent 6-phosphofructokinase produces the protein MRIGVLTAGGDCPGLNAVIRSVVHRALAGHGDEVIGFEDGFKGLLDGHYRPLDLNAVSGILARGGTILGSARLERSRLREAAENCGELQRRYGIDVLIPIGGEGTLTAARMLSDAGMPVVGVPKTIDNDISATDRTFGFDTAVMVATEAIDRLKTTAESHQRVMVVEVMGRHAGWIALESGMAGGAHGICLPERPFQVDDLVKMVEERFARGKKFAVVCVAEGAHPAEGSMEYRKGEIDQYGHERFQGIGNRLAKELEKRLGKEARPVILGHVQRGGTPTAYDRVLATRFGWHAVEAAHRGDFGKMTALRGTTITMAPLADATTRLKTVPEDRMLEAESVF